From a region of the Pristis pectinata isolate sPriPec2 chromosome 2, sPriPec2.1.pri, whole genome shotgun sequence genome:
- the LOC127566712 gene encoding transmembrane protein 154-like, translating to MNQQNSKLCLIVMVVLLFSGKSHSSERSEATTPMIHTTHPTENYTFTPLSTTSTHHDPCTNNCLTSQPSKKVSPTISQSSSAIKILEDVHNGNIANANTKANKLLLKTTENFTHILISSSSSENILESLPNNSKLIGIVLLPILVLFLLGLIIAILLNCSRGKRQRINDVSCESPASPIFEEDVASVMEVEMDEVNKWMGSMKEKTQNESLLDVSEDKN from the exons GCCATTCATCAGAAAGATCTGAAGCAACCACACCAATGATCCATACAACTCATCCTACTGAAAATTATACATTTACTCCATTATCTACAACTTCTACACATCACGACCCCTGTACCAACAACTGTCTGACATCACAACCAAGTAAGAAGGTGTCACCAACAATTTCACAAAGTTCATCAGCAATAAAGATTCTGGAGGATGTCCACAATGGAAATATTGCAAATGCCAACACAAAGGCAAATAAACTTTTGTTGAAAACAACTGAAAATTTTACACATATATTGATCTCTTCATCATCTTCTGAAAATATTTTGGAGTCCCTTCCAAATAACAGCAAATTAATTGGGATAGTTCTGCTTCCAATTCtggtcctttttcttcttggttTAATTATTGCCATTCTGCTGAATTGTTCTCGTGGAAAAAGACAAA GAATAAATGATGTTAGTTGTGAAAGTCCAGCAAG CCCCATATTCGAGGAAGATGTAGCTTCTGTGATGGAAGTTGAAATGGATGAAGTCAACAAATGGATGGGCAGCATGAAAGAAAAAA CTCAAAATGAAAGTTTACTTGACGTCAGCGAAGACAAGAATTAA